From Ignisphaera aggregans DSM 17230, the proteins below share one genomic window:
- a CDS encoding hypothetical protein (KEGG: dka:DKAM_0444 hypothetical protein~SPTR: B8D3T9 Putative uncharacterized protein) encodes MISYIILSMVLAISIAIEILKGIEISAPVFLFIEIISISLGLRNYAVIVALLLPISRAIQLLLTKIYIKEVEIRYIIPSIIKPFTYILIAISLGIYLYRVSLPLMDPWTSSIIFLTIVFLVLTLTVELSIDTLSYIGYKLSLPIERLITILNRFSIILTIILIPIMAIYLSLYTIIFLISLGISMLYMNRVKSRTLKILLSLLPFFIAFILTIVL; translated from the coding sequence ATGATTAGCTATATAATTCTATCAATGGTTTTAGCAATATCAATAGCTATAGAGATTTTGAAAGGAATAGAGATATCAGCACCAGTATTTTTATTTATTGAGATAATCTCTATATCTCTAGGGTTACGTAACTATGCAGTAATCGTTGCATTATTACTACCAATATCTAGGGCTATACAATTGCTTCTCACAAAGATATATATTAAAGAGGTAGAGATTAGATATATCATTCCATCAATAATAAAACCCTTTACCTATATCCTCATAGCAATTTCATTAGGTATATATCTATACAGAGTTTCCCTTCCATTGATGGATCCGTGGACCTCATCAATAATATTTCTTACCATAGTATTTCTAGTATTAACATTAACCGTAGAACTCTCTATAGATACTCTTAGCTATATCGGCTATAAATTATCTCTGCCTATAGAACGTCTCATTACAATTCTAAATAGATTTTCAATAATTTTAACAATAATTTTAATACCAATAATGGCTATATACCTAAGCCTCTATACAATAATATTCTTAATCTCTTTAGGAATTTCAATGCTATATATGAATAGAGTTAAATCGAGGACTTTAAAGATATTATTATCATTACTGCCTTTCTTTATAGCTTTTATACTCACAATAGTCTTATAA
- a CDS encoding hypothetical protein (KEGG: dka:DKAM_0305 hypothetical protein~SPTR: B8D3F0 Putative uncharacterized protein) produces the protein MNISLKGANLSFINLSISPGVERVVVATESYTYSDIFLYIILIISLAFIIIMIFLYLWGSQKFSSSPIYIGRKKSSDTIPIISYVYEGVKRVLREHYIVIRDRMRCRHCTPREIAIKIKSKPLELFAHVYEDVVYGSKSRKDIYNVIDMVKNFLEKNE, from the coding sequence ATGAATATATCGTTAAAGGGGGCTAATCTCTCATTTATAAATCTTAGTATATCTCCTGGTGTAGAACGAGTGGTAGTTGCTACAGAAAGTTATACATATTCAGATATATTTCTCTATATTATACTCATAATTTCTCTAGCTTTTATAATCATTATGATATTTCTATATCTCTGGGGATCACAAAAATTTTCCTCATCACCTATATACATAGGTAGAAAGAAATCCTCTGATACTATACCAATAATATCATATGTATATGAAGGTGTTAAGAGAGTATTGAGGGAGCACTATATTGTGATTAGAGATCGTATGAGATGTAGGCACTGTACGCCAAGGGAAATAGCTATAAAAATTAAATCAAAACCTTTAGAGCTTTTTGCACATGTATATGAGGATGTTGTTTACGGTTCAAAGTCTAGGAAGGATATCTATAATGTTATAGATATGGTGAAGAATTTCCTTGAGAAAAATGAGTAA
- a CDS encoding conserved hypothetical protein (KEGG: dka:DKAM_0304 hypothetical protein~SPTR: B8D3E9 Putative uncharacterized protein) gives MSKAFIFSITIIFLLLFAYSRISIYSLLEGDPPSIYNYGLGGISNYFGKRIFMHRINIIFNFKNLDSYNPRTNTLLIIGPDKPITEEDINIILKWTSQGGKTIIADESNNTALLLNNIGVSIKSTIWGTTNASCIINYGNTSHIDVLFNVYNILGVLQNINASSLCIYGDSILAIERPYGEGLFIVIGDSSIVINDVLLKSSLATNNTLFMDYVIGDRDIILYEGSRIYRSTDAEIFIGILNALVNALSFIASLIIGVNFSSIFIRVSVLSSIIIVGLIMKFGFPRPPQSYRYGEGEEKVSFDLRKHVLEGLRKWGIVEQ, from the coding sequence ATGAGTAAAGCATTTATATTTTCAATAACCATTATATTCCTATTACTCTTTGCATACTCTAGAATATCTATATATAGTCTTCTTGAAGGGGATCCCCCATCTATATATAACTATGGATTAGGAGGTATATCTAACTATTTTGGCAAGAGAATATTTATGCATAGAATTAATATTATATTCAATTTTAAGAATTTAGATTCTTATAATCCAAGGACAAATACGCTTCTTATTATTGGTCCTGATAAACCTATTACTGAGGAGGATATAAATATTATTCTTAAATGGACTTCTCAAGGAGGGAAAACTATTATAGCGGATGAATCTAATAATACAGCTCTATTGCTAAATAATATTGGAGTCTCTATAAAGAGTACTATATGGGGTACAACAAATGCATCATGTATAATTAACTACGGTAATACTTCACATATAGATGTACTCTTTAATGTCTATAACATTCTCGGTGTATTGCAAAACATAAATGCTAGTTCTCTATGTATATATGGAGATTCTATTCTTGCAATAGAGAGACCCTATGGAGAGGGTCTATTTATCGTCATAGGAGATTCTAGTATTGTTATAAATGATGTTCTTCTTAAGAGTTCTCTAGCTACAAATAATACATTATTTATGGACTATGTTATAGGTGATAGAGATATTATTTTATACGAAGGCTCTAGAATTTATAGATCTACAGATGCTGAAATCTTTATAGGAATTCTAAATGCATTGGTAAATGCATTAAGCTTTATTGCTAGTCTTATTATTGGTGTAAACTTCTCTAGCATATTTATAAGGGTCAGTGTCTTATCATCTATTATAATAGTGGGTCTTATAATGAAATTCGGATTTCCAAGGCCTCCCCAAAGCTATAGATATGGCGAGGGAGAGGAAAAGGTTTCATTTGATTTAAGAAAACATGTTTTAGAGGGTCTTAGGAAATGGGGTATAGTAGAACAATAG
- a CDS encoding conserved hypothetical protein (KEGG: dka:DKAM_0443 hypothetical protein~SPTR: B8D3T8 Putative uncharacterized protein) translates to MNRVIITMIIVLLISSIVFLGISTWLLYIEKPLQALLSLVIGIILLSASLSLAREYSMESSR, encoded by the coding sequence ATGAATAGAGTTATAATAACTATGATAATAGTATTGCTAATATCATCAATAGTATTTTTAGGTATATCAACATGGTTACTATATATAGAGAAACCGTTACAAGCTCTTCTTTCACTAGTAATAGGGATAATTTTACTTAGTGCTTCTTTATCATTGGCAAGAGAATATAGTATGGAGAGTAGTAGATAG
- a CDS encoding cytochrome c biogenesis protein transmembrane region (InterPro IPR003834~KEGG: ton:TON_0471 transmembrane electron transport protein~PFAM: cytochrome c biogenesis protein transmembrane region~SPTR: B6YU15 Transmembrane electron transport protein~PFAM: Cytochrome C biogenesis protein transmembrane region), protein MRFVFLSLLLMLLALSLAYIPIVLAQYNTIAERGLSPWLLLSLALLDSVNPCDIAIMISLVIAVASAAGRYRAIGAVISFSLAIYLVYFLIGIGLSQFFSLFPPWLGIAVAILFGIYTLYGGISSLKGDECKVCRDRDISRFSSMPIIGGFALGLIISLTLTPCTAGPYIIFTGILSGLNIWKRILYLLLYDLVFISPMLLIGIITAIAIEHKNISHFISRYTPFIRIASGIAVIAVGIWFASLLYII, encoded by the coding sequence ATGAGATTTGTTTTTCTATCCTTACTCTTAATGTTACTAGCCTTATCTCTTGCATATATACCTATAGTTCTAGCACAATACAATACCATTGCTGAGAGGGGATTATCCCCATGGCTACTACTCTCTCTAGCACTCCTAGACTCGGTAAATCCATGTGATATTGCTATTATGATTTCTTTAGTAATTGCCGTAGCTTCTGCAGCCGGTAGATATAGGGCTATTGGAGCTGTTATTTCATTCTCACTAGCTATATACTTAGTATATTTCCTCATAGGTATAGGACTCTCCCAATTCTTTTCACTCTTTCCACCTTGGCTAGGTATAGCAGTAGCTATTCTATTTGGTATCTATACACTATATGGTGGTATTTCAAGTCTTAAGGGGGATGAATGTAAAGTGTGTAGAGATAGAGATATATCTAGATTTTCATCAATGCCAATTATAGGGGGATTCGCTCTAGGGCTAATAATCTCCCTCACACTAACTCCATGTACAGCAGGTCCATATATAATATTTACAGGGATTTTATCTGGTTTAAACATATGGAAAAGAATTCTATATCTACTTCTATATGACTTAGTCTTTATATCTCCAATGCTGTTGATAGGAATAATAACAGCCATAGCAATAGAACATAAAAATATATCCCACTTTATATCGAGATACACACCATTTATAAGGATTGCAAGTGGTATAGCTGTTATAGCTGTTGGAATATGGTTTGCATCACTCCTATACATTATATAG
- a CDS encoding putative circadian clock protein, KaiC (COGs: COG0467 RecA-superfamily ATPase implicated in signal transduction~InterPro IPR004504:IPR014774~KEGG: hbu:Hbut_0633 putative RecA ATPase~PFAM: Circadian clock protein KaiC central region~SPTR: A2BKH9 Putative RecA ATPase~PFAM: KaiC): protein MKDMKVNYYTFGEELLNTLLEGLYPGSLLVILGHPGAGKTTFVAKMVYENILKYNEKGVYISLAESKEKFTTFMSRLGLDFNGLAERKLFEYIHMPTLSGQELLESITELLSRKIVEEGYKIATVDSITPILNVLTTDRARSYLHAALYSLASASKGLIVLIADLPYGAETIDLKGLEFIADAIIVFRFRTERGLIARYMEIRKFRGREIPVSQIPFTMIENYGIRTLVAPKLEDIPAHTLGRVLRSKCSELVWEEIPRGTAIGIVIGRGASPINALLLLLNTIIENNIPFGFISFRLPSTEIRSLIASLARYMGLNQDEVLKLIKIAQGLNPSIHTLNEVIGMIRLELEKDIGTLVLHGVEMLYLYYPEKMVDRMLRDLILYARLKGVSIFEIVDGVYTRKQLSRYSIVHEIHITEEHKEIHKVYRRIPLVIGDKLIGIKPRYIYEDEIIRCLFEDKKSL, encoded by the coding sequence GTGAAGGATATGAAAGTAAATTATTATACTTTTGGTGAAGAATTACTAAATACTCTTCTAGAAGGTCTTTATCCAGGTTCTCTTCTTGTAATTCTTGGCCATCCAGGTGCAGGGAAGACAACATTTGTAGCAAAGATGGTCTATGAAAATATTTTGAAATATAATGAAAAGGGTGTATATATAAGTCTTGCTGAATCTAAGGAGAAATTCACTACATTTATGTCTAGACTAGGACTAGATTTTAATGGTTTAGCTGAGAGAAAGTTATTTGAATATATTCATATGCCTACACTTTCAGGTCAAGAATTGTTAGAATCTATAACAGAGCTTTTGAGTAGAAAGATAGTTGAGGAGGGATATAAGATAGCTACTGTAGATTCTATAACACCTATACTAAATGTTTTAACAACAGATAGAGCTAGATCTTATCTCCATGCAGCTCTATATAGTTTAGCTAGCGCTTCTAAAGGATTGATAGTATTAATAGCTGATTTGCCCTATGGAGCTGAGACAATTGATCTCAAGGGACTTGAGTTTATTGCCGATGCCATCATTGTATTTAGGTTCCGTACAGAGAGAGGTTTGATAGCAAGATATATGGAGATTAGAAAGTTTAGAGGTAGAGAGATACCTGTATCACAAATACCTTTTACTATGATTGAAAACTATGGGATAAGAACTTTAGTAGCACCAAAACTTGAGGATATACCTGCCCATACACTTGGAAGAGTATTGAGGTCAAAATGTAGTGAACTTGTTTGGGAAGAGATACCAAGAGGTACAGCAATAGGAATAGTTATAGGAAGAGGTGCCTCTCCTATTAATGCTCTTCTATTACTTCTCAATACAATAATTGAAAATAATATCCCATTCGGTTTTATAAGTTTTAGACTGCCAAGCACTGAAATAAGATCTCTCATAGCATCTCTAGCTAGGTATATGGGTTTAAACCAAGATGAAGTATTAAAGCTGATAAAGATTGCCCAAGGACTTAACCCATCTATTCATACACTTAATGAAGTTATAGGTATGATAAGACTTGAATTAGAGAAGGATATAGGTACTCTTGTATTGCATGGAGTAGAAATGTTATATCTATACTATCCTGAAAAAATGGTTGATCGAATGCTAAGAGATTTAATACTTTACGCAAGACTTAAGGGTGTTTCAATATTTGAAATCGTTGATGGTGTATATACAAGAAAACAGTTATCTAGATATAGCATAGTTCATGAGATTCATATTACTGAGGAACATAAAGAGATTCATAAGGTATATAGACGCATCCCACTAGTTATAGGTGATAAGCTTATAGGTATAAAACCACGTTATATCTATGAGGATGAAATAATTAGATGTCTCTTTGAAGATAAAAAATCTTTATAG
- a CDS encoding conserved hypothetical protein (KEGG: dka:DKAM_0568 hypothetical protein~SPTR: B8D463 Putative uncharacterized protein) gives MSTTTPIPEVSELLATAFSNPQSAIVFIIQFLLGLALGYVAAKAFKYIIAMIIIIVIGTFLSIWSLGGSLSQVFETLRPMLDLARNFAIVLGIFTVTPIAIGFVIGVVIALFRK, from the coding sequence ATGTCTACAACTACACCTATCCCAGAGGTTAGCGAATTACTAGCAACAGCATTTTCAAATCCACAGTCAGCTATTGTCTTTATAATACAGTTTCTCCTAGGATTAGCACTAGGCTATGTAGCTGCAAAAGCATTTAAATATATTATAGCTATGATCATAATAATAGTTATCGGAACATTCCTATCTATATGGTCCTTAGGAGGATCGCTATCACAGGTTTTCGAAACTCTAAGACCTATGTTGGATCTTGCTAGAAATTTTGCAATAGTTCTAGGAATCTTTACAGTAACACCTATAGCCATAGGCTTTGTTATAGGGGTTGTTATAGCACTGTTTAGAAAATAG
- a CDS encoding ATPase associated with various cellular activities AAA_3 (COGs: COG0714 MoxR-like ATPase~InterPro IPR011703:IPR011704:IPR003593~KEGG: dka:DKAM_0446 MoxR-related ATPase, AAA superfamily~PFAM: ATPase associated with various cellular activities AAA_3; ATPase associated with various cellular activities AAA_5~SMART: AAA ATPase~SPTR: B8D3U1 MoxR-related ATPase, AAA superfamily~PFAM: ATPase family associated with various cellular activities (AAA)), with protein sequence MGYSRTIDEKDLNTFSMLVKTAIENISRKVIGKQRELELILATLLAEGHVLLEGVPGVAKTLIAKCLAITLGLDFRRIQATPDMLPSDIIGVQIYDPRTSQFFFRKGPIFTNILFVDEINRAPPKTQAALLEAMQERQVTVEGTTYRLPQPFLVIATMNPIEIEGTFPLSEAQVDRFLSKVVIGYPTVEETVEILDRFNEISTIEDLKPVLDRDKIVTLINMAKNVYVDQNIKKYIAAIVEATRRHSMVRLGASPRGAIALYTLAKSIAIMRGRDYVTPDDVKYVAKSALIHRIILRGEARISGITEADIIDEIIEKVEVP encoded by the coding sequence ATGGGGTATAGTAGAACAATAGATGAAAAAGATCTAAATACATTTAGTATGTTAGTAAAAACTGCTATAGAGAATATAAGTAGAAAGGTTATTGGAAAACAAAGAGAGCTTGAGCTAATATTAGCTACACTTCTTGCTGAGGGACATGTTCTTCTAGAGGGTGTTCCAGGGGTTGCTAAAACTCTTATAGCAAAGTGTTTAGCTATTACTCTAGGCCTTGATTTTAGGAGAATTCAGGCTACACCAGATATGCTTCCATCGGATATAATTGGCGTTCAGATCTATGATCCTAGGACATCACAATTTTTCTTTAGGAAAGGACCTATATTTACAAATATTCTATTTGTTGATGAGATTAATAGAGCTCCACCAAAGACACAAGCAGCTCTTCTAGAGGCTATGCAGGAGAGACAGGTTACTGTAGAGGGAACCACCTATAGACTTCCACAGCCATTTTTAGTAATAGCTACAATGAATCCTATAGAGATTGAGGGAACCTTTCCATTATCAGAGGCGCAAGTAGATAGATTTTTATCAAAGGTAGTTATAGGTTATCCAACAGTTGAGGAGACTGTAGAGATTCTAGATAGATTTAATGAGATATCTACTATTGAGGATCTAAAACCTGTATTGGATAGAGATAAGATAGTCACGCTTATAAATATGGCTAAAAATGTATATGTAGATCAAAACATTAAGAAATATATAGCTGCAATTGTTGAAGCAACAAGAAGGCATAGCATGGTCAGACTAGGAGCTTCTCCAAGGGGTGCTATAGCACTTTATACGCTAGCTAAATCTATTGCTATAATGCGGGGAAGGGATTATGTTACACCGGATGATGTGAAATATGTAGCTAAATCTGCTTTAATACATAGAATAATTTTGAGGGGAGAGGCGAGAATATCTGGAATTACAGAGGCTGATATAATTGATGAGATTATCGAGAAGGTTGAAGTACCTTGA
- a CDS encoding protein of unknown function DUF58 (COGs: COG1721 conserved hypothetical protein (some members contain a von Willebrand factor type A (vWA) domain)~InterPro IPR002881~KEGG: dka:DKAM_0445 hypothetical protein~PFAM: protein of unknown function DUF58~SPTR: B8D3U0 Putative uncharacterized protein~PFAM: Protein of unknown function DUF58), with the protein MKITLAGIVHAIIMILLLIYSLANRDPISFAVSLSLILIFYNEYKVFSQVRRYISNIDIIRTTDKRICTELDNIEISINIENRNPIEFPRVVLIDVLPRYIVAEDRKPIFIFPIPPRNIVSIKYDAKVYAPGSHDFRRLFIIVSDPLNYFYEAYEFSVRETIVSLPLGISSQTMFKSLQRLIGIYTLGKSIGGQYDLATFREYSPGDDIRKILWKHFAKSGKLIIREDYGETRARILVLIDMKNYLWLIGETPNSLAHIQLRAARSVIEYLSRANAQIDASICSGVTPKVYRNIEKNTMDSLYNMMSVLVSGGGCESPLSILGDVPKYIGRDPEEYDVVILITNPITIAIEGELPIKELLKIYGKKLLILMPMFNYKDYMGSDNMNRLMSIIIDIVEENGMGIEMLEESFAMVERDAK; encoded by the coding sequence TTGAAAATAACTCTAGCTGGAATAGTCCATGCAATAATAATGATATTATTACTTATTTATTCACTTGCAAATAGAGATCCAATATCATTTGCAGTATCTCTCTCTCTGATATTGATATTCTATAATGAATACAAAGTATTCTCACAAGTGAGAAGATACATTAGCAACATAGATATTATTCGAACAACAGATAAAAGAATTTGTACAGAGTTAGACAATATAGAAATATCTATAAATATTGAGAATAGAAATCCTATTGAGTTTCCAAGAGTTGTATTAATAGATGTTCTACCAAGATATATAGTGGCAGAGGATAGAAAACCAATATTTATATTTCCAATACCTCCAAGAAATATAGTTAGTATAAAATATGATGCAAAGGTCTATGCCCCTGGCAGTCATGATTTTAGGAGATTGTTTATTATAGTTTCAGATCCCTTAAACTATTTCTATGAAGCATATGAATTTAGTGTTAGGGAGACTATAGTCTCACTCCCATTAGGTATTTCCTCACAGACAATGTTCAAAAGTCTACAGAGGTTAATCGGTATCTATACCTTGGGAAAATCTATTGGAGGGCAATATGATCTAGCTACCTTTAGAGAATATAGCCCTGGTGATGATATTAGAAAAATACTTTGGAAGCACTTTGCAAAGAGCGGTAAATTAATTATTAGAGAAGATTATGGTGAAACAAGAGCAAGAATACTTGTGCTAATAGATATGAAGAATTATTTATGGTTAATAGGAGAAACACCTAATTCTCTAGCTCATATTCAGCTAAGAGCTGCTAGATCAGTTATAGAGTATTTATCTAGAGCTAATGCACAGATAGATGCTTCAATATGTAGTGGAGTAACACCCAAGGTGTATAGAAATATTGAAAAGAATACCATGGACTCTCTATACAATATGATGTCTGTTCTTGTAAGTGGTGGAGGTTGTGAATCTCCTCTAAGTATCTTAGGCGATGTTCCGAAATATATTGGTAGAGATCCTGAGGAATACGATGTAGTTATCCTCATAACAAATCCAATTACTATAGCTATAGAAGGTGAGCTTCCAATCAAAGAATTGTTGAAGATATATGGTAAGAAGTTGCTCATATTAATGCCCATGTTTAACTATAAAGATTATATGGGTAGTGATAATATGAATAGGCTTATGTCCATAATTATAGATATTGTTGAGGAGAATGGTATGGGTATAGAGATGCTGGAAGAGAGTTTTGCTATGGTAGAAAGGGATGCAAAATGA
- a CDS encoding major facilitator superfamily MFS_1 (InterPro IPR011701~KEGG: pto:PTO1350 transporter~PFAM: major facilitator superfamily MFS_1~SPTR: Q6KZB7 Transporter~PFAM: Sugar (and other) transporter; Major Facilitator Superfamily) — protein MDIHPSLNPYVNDLPLKTLIFLIITLFQCLGDIPKLKCRVKECNIIRKLYMRIGSLSFSSNIISPLVPYLLVKSGGGTFETGLFQALNNLSGNIGQVVWGWISDVSGKRRIMLLLTCISVLFSSLSYLILMLLNIMSPYTIIAVSTLSSLLASASAPVIASIIADIVHPSIRNHVYATHSNISNIAIIIGNIFSMIILSYIVGEKGFTIILLLSIIMSGISLFFTFSLPSYIDKGKVLSIKSVINGYRDMLNPLRNNMFRVFLHVNTLYNLLLSMAWPLFPISQIKIIKMSPSQIMLLSLASNATIILGQYYAGRYISRERYRLWALVNRLGLVIVPIVYAFSESPYPLYVLNVYTGILSGIGNVIFVMYIVDIAPSNERTTYIGFYNTALGLASFVGSFTGGIISAVLMNIYGEEQGLRITYYICTLARLIGAINAYRSREFIISKKAL, from the coding sequence TTGGACATACATCCATCTCTCAATCCCTATGTAAACGATCTACCCTTAAAAACTTTAATTTTTCTAATAATAACTCTATTTCAGTGTCTTGGTGATATACCTAAATTGAAATGCAGAGTAAAAGAATGTAATATAATTAGAAAGCTTTATATGAGGATTGGAAGTTTATCTTTCTCAAGCAATATTATCTCTCCATTAGTACCTTACCTCTTAGTAAAGAGTGGTGGAGGTACTTTTGAAACAGGTCTCTTTCAAGCACTTAATAATTTATCTGGTAATATTGGACAAGTAGTATGGGGATGGATTAGCGATGTTTCTGGAAAAAGAAGAATTATGTTATTGCTAACCTGTATCTCAGTACTCTTTAGCTCTCTATCATATCTCATATTAATGCTCCTCAATATAATGTCTCCATATACAATAATAGCTGTATCCACACTCTCATCTCTATTAGCTTCAGCTTCAGCTCCAGTTATTGCAAGTATTATTGCAGATATAGTTCATCCTAGCATTAGAAACCATGTATATGCAACCCATAGTAATATATCTAATATAGCTATTATTATTGGTAATATATTTTCAATGATTATATTATCGTACATCGTAGGTGAAAAGGGTTTCACAATAATATTGTTATTATCAATAATTATGAGTGGTATATCTCTTTTCTTCACATTTTCATTACCAAGCTATATAGATAAAGGGAAAGTTCTCTCTATAAAGAGTGTAATCAATGGCTATAGAGATATGTTAAATCCTCTAAGAAATAATATGTTTAGAGTATTTCTACATGTTAATACTCTTTACAATTTACTTCTATCTATGGCATGGCCTTTGTTTCCAATATCACAGATAAAAATAATAAAAATGAGTCCATCACAAATAATGCTTCTTTCTTTAGCATCCAATGCTACTATTATATTGGGTCAATATTATGCTGGTAGATATATATCTAGAGAAAGATATAGATTATGGGCACTTGTAAATAGATTAGGATTAGTCATAGTACCTATAGTATATGCTTTCTCAGAATCCCCCTACCCTCTATATGTACTCAATGTATATACAGGTATTTTATCGGGAATAGGTAATGTAATATTTGTAATGTATATCGTAGATATTGCACCAAGTAATGAGAGAACTACATATATAGGGTTTTATAATACTGCATTAGGACTAGCATCATTTGTAGGATCCTTTACTGGAGGAATCATATCAGCAGTGCTAATGAATATTTACGGTGAAGAACAAGGACTAAGAATTACATATTATATATGTACTCTTGCTAGATTGATAGGAGCTATAAACGCTTATAGATCAAGAGAATTCATTATCTCTAAGAAAGCTCTATAG